In the Methanobrevibacter boviskoreani JH1 genome, one interval contains:
- a CDS encoding zinc ribbon domain-containing protein — MGFCNSCGKPMSRGDELGTNKDGSKNEYYCADCYQNGEFTEPDLTVEDMIVKKAQEMMDKNPDLRESDATGVLITFLPNLKRWNPNYEQETSNHFQRRPQGYRGGYNPNLDDDEEI, encoded by the coding sequence ATGGGTTTTTGTAATTCTTGTGGTAAACCTATGAGTAGAGGAGACGAATTAGGGACAAACAAAGATGGAAGTAAAAATGAATATTACTGTGCAGACTGTTATCAAAATGGAGAATTTACAGAACCGGATTTAACAGTAGAGGACATGATTGTTAAAAAAGCACAAGAGATGATGGATAAAAATCCTGATTTAAGGGAATCAGATGCGACTGGTGTATTAATTACCTTCCTACCTAACCTTAAAAGATGGAATCCTAACTATGAACAGGAAACCTCAAACCATTTCCAAAGAAGACCACAAGGCTATAGGGGAGGATACAATCCTAACCTTGATGATGATGAGGAAATTTAA
- a CDS encoding bifunctional 5,6,7,8-tetrahydromethanopterin hydro-lyase/3-hexulose-6-phosphate synthase produces MYNIGEALIGDGNELAHVDLMIGDKEGPVGNAFANALANLSVGHTPLLTVIRPNLMTKPATAIVPKVTVGNLEDASKVFGPAQTAVGRAVADAVEEGILPKDKIDDIVLVVSVYVHPEAENYRKIYQYNYGATKLAIRRAMKGYPDINKVLAEKDRGTHPIMGFKVQRLWNPPYLQVALDLDNLDAVKNIMNALPQRERILIEAGTPLVKKFGVGVVGKIRELRPDAFIIADLKTLDVGRVEVKMAADETADAVAISGLGTVESIEKAIHEAQKQGIYSILDMMNVDDFEGKLKQLKPELKPNIVLLHRNVDLETTKAEKGEDTSNMTEWGNIKAIKEIMDGGLVAVAGGITPEKVEEATSKGADIIIAGRYIIGSKDPRRAADDFLAHFPVDPDNMRLALDEDETI; encoded by the coding sequence ATGTATAATATAGGAGAAGCTCTTATTGGAGACGGAAACGAATTAGCTCATGTTGATTTAATGATTGGAGATAAAGAAGGTCCTGTTGGAAATGCTTTTGCAAATGCTTTAGCAAATCTTTCTGTAGGTCACACACCTCTTCTTACTGTCATTAGACCTAACTTAATGACCAAACCTGCAACTGCAATTGTACCTAAAGTAACAGTTGGAAATTTAGAAGATGCAAGTAAAGTATTTGGACCTGCACAGACTGCAGTAGGTAGAGCAGTAGCAGATGCTGTAGAGGAAGGAATTCTTCCTAAAGATAAAATTGATGACATTGTTTTAGTTGTATCTGTTTATGTACATCCAGAAGCAGAAAACTACAGAAAAATTTACCAATACAACTATGGTGCAACCAAATTAGCAATTAGAAGAGCAATGAAAGGATATCCTGATATCAATAAAGTATTAGCAGAAAAAGATCGTGGAACTCACCCAATAATGGGATTCAAAGTACAAAGATTATGGAACCCTCCATACTTACAAGTAGCACTTGATTTAGATAATCTTGATGCTGTTAAAAACATAATGAATGCATTACCTCAAAGAGAAAGAATCCTTATTGAAGCAGGTACACCACTCGTTAAGAAATTTGGTGTTGGTGTTGTAGGTAAAATCAGAGAATTACGTCCTGACGCATTTATTATTGCTGATTTAAAAACCTTAGATGTTGGAAGAGTAGAAGTTAAAATGGCTGCAGATGAGACTGCAGATGCTGTTGCAATCTCAGGTCTTGGAACTGTTGAATCTATTGAAAAAGCAATCCATGAGGCTCAAAAACAAGGAATCTACTCCATATTAGATATGATGAATGTAGATGACTTTGAAGGTAAACTCAAACAACTTAAACCTGAACTCAAACCTAACATAGTTTTACTCCACAGAAATGTAGATCTAGAAACTACCAAAGCTGAAAAAGGTGAAGATACCAGTAATATGACCGAATGGGGTAATATTAAAGCTATCAAAGAAATTATGGATGGAGGTTTAGTTGCTGTAGCAGGCGGAATCACTCCTGAAAAAGTCGAAGAGGCTACATCTAAAGGAGCAGACATTATTATTGCTGGAAGATACATTATTGGTTCAAAAGATCCAAGAAGAGCTGCTGACGATTTCTTAGCACACTTCCCAGTAGATCCAGACAATATGAGACTTGCTCTCGATGAAGATGAAACCATCTAA